The Ralstonia pseudosolanacearum genome includes the window CCGACCGCTTCGCGCGGTGTCGGGTCCAGGGACGGCTCGCTGCGCGAAATCCAGGCCAGCCCGTCACCCTCGATATAGAGGTCGAGTGGGGCATCGGGCCGGGCAATGCGCGAATAGGCGGTCAGCACAAAGCTGCCGGTCTCCAGCTGTTCACGGTGCAGGCCGGCGGGTGCGGCTTGCGCCTCGGCACGGGCATTCCGGTCGAGCACCGTGCAGCCGCTCGTCAGGCTCAGCAGGCTCATCAACAGCAGGGTGCCCGACAGTCCGGCGGCAATGTCCCTGGCTCCTGATCGCGTCGACATCGGCTTCAGCATGGCCGTGCGCCTTCACGCGGCAAGACGGGCAAGCTCGCCCGCCATGGCGGACAGCACGCCGTCCCAGTTCCCGCGCGCGTGCTGGCGGAACAGACGCATGCCCGGATACCACGGCGTATCGGTTCGCTCCAGCAGCCATCGCCAGTCCGGTACGAACGGCAGCATGACCCAGACCGGACGCCCCAGCGCGCCGGCGAGATGCGCCGGCGCCGAATCGACCGAGATCAGGAGATCGGCGAGGGAGAGAATCGCCGCCGTATCCTCGAAATCACGGATGTCGTCGCTCAGCGGCACGAGCGACATGCCCGGCGGCGGGTCGGCCGACTGCGCCGCCGCCGGACCTTTCTGGATCGACAGGAACGTGGCGCCCGGGTGCGCCAACGGCGCGAGCTGGGCCAGCGTCAGCGAACGGTTCGCGTCGTTGAAGTGTGTCGGCCGGCCGGCCCAGACCAGGGCGACGAGCGGTCGCGGCAGGCCGGCCAGCCGCTGCTGCCATTGGGCGATGCGCTGCGGGTCGGCCGACAGGTAGGGCACCGGTCCGGGAAGATCCGACGGCTTCAGCCCCATTGCCATCGGCAGGCTCATCAACTCGCAATGCGCATCGAACGCAGGCGGCAGGCTGCCGCGCGCGACGATGTGATCGAAACCCGTGCCGCGCTGCGCGAGCGACAGGGTTTCCGCGTTGACCTCCAGGATCACGCGCGCGCCGCTGCGTGCCTTGGCCCACGGCACCATCCGCAGAAACTGGAAGGTATCGCCGAAGCCCTGCTCATCGTGGATCAACAGGGTCTGGCCGGGGATGGGCTGGCCGCTCCAGCGCGGGCGCTGCACCTTGCGTTCGATGGCTGCCGTGTGCGCGAGACTGTAGCGGTAGCGGTATTCACGCCAGCCGCGCTCGAACTCGCCCAGCAGCAGCAGCGTTTCGGACAAATCGAAGCGCGTCGGAAAGTCGCCCGGCGCGTGCGCCACCAGCATCTCCTGGATGGCCCGTGTTTCCGCGATGCGTCCCTGCGGGCGCAGCGCCGCCGCCAGCAGTTTCCACAGCACGAGCGGCCCGCTGCCCGAGGCGAGCGGCGGGCGCAGCAGCGCTTCGGCTTCCTCGAAGCGTCCGACCGCGAGCAGCGGGCGAACCTGGTGCTCGAGCGCCTGGACCGCGGACAGCGCGCCGGACATCATGGCGCCTCGACCCCAAGGGCCTCCAGCAGCGGGCCGAGATAGTCGGCATACGCCTGCCAGCGCCCCTTCGAGGTGGTGTAGATCGGCTGCCGCACCTGGTTGACGCTGGCGGTGCGCACCACCCTGCGGTTGTCATGGAAGTTCAGGCAGGCCGGGTTCCATGGCAGGTCCAGGAAGTCGATCAGGCGTCGCGCCTCGCCCTCCAGGTCATCCACCACGGCCTCGTAGTCCACCTCGATGAAGCAGTCGGGCGGCAACACTGCGCGCCAATGCGCCATCAGGCGCGCGTAGCCGTGGCAGAGCGCGCCCAGTTCAGCCTGGTCGTAGGCGAACTGCTGCTCGCCGGCGAAGAGCTTGGTGTAGCAGGACAGGCAGGTATCCACCGGATCGCGGCGGACATGGATGATGCGCGCCCCCGGCAGGATCAGCGGGATCAGCCCGGCGTACAGGAAATTGCTCGGCATCTTGTCGACCAGGCGCGCCCGCCCCTGAGCGAGCGGCGCGACCCGCGACAGATACGCCTGTCCGAGCTGCCGGAACAGCGCGCCGCGCGCCTCGCCTGCCAACCCTTGCAGGCCGTCCGGGAACAGGCCGCTGCCTTCGACCACCAGGCGCAGGGCCGACAGTTCGCCGGCGCCCATGACCTGCGGGTGCGACGACACGATCTGCTCGATCAGCGTGGTGCCCGAGCGCGGCATGCCGACGATGAACACCGGCAACGCTGACGGTTCGCCGGTGGCATGCAGCGGGTCATGCAGCTCCGGAGGAAAGGCTTCGGCGATGCGCTCCATCCACCGACTGCTCGCGGCGCCGTCATAGGTGAAGGTCGAACGTTTCTGCCGGTTGCCCGCGTCGAGGTGATGAAAGGCCCGCGCCGGATCCTGGAGGTCGAGGTAGGCCTTGCCGAGCGCGAAATGGGCCGAGATCCGGTCGCGCAGCGAGCGATGCTCGCCATCGGCGAGGCACGCTTCGAGCGCCGCGATGTCGGGGTCGCCGGCGGTGAAGGTCCGTGCATCGGCGCGGCCGGCCAGGGCCTGCACCGAGCCCGGAAACTGCACCAGCGCCTGGTCGAAGGCGGCGCGTGCCGCATCCCGGCGGCCCGCTTCCATCAGCAGGATGGCGCGCCCGACCAACGCTTCCTCGGCCACCGCACCGGGCAGCCGCGCCGCCTGCTCGAAATGCGGCAGCGCCTCGTCGGTTTGCCCGAGCGTCTGGAGCGCCATCGCGAGCGCGTGGTGCGCCTCGGCGCTGCGCGGGGCCAGCACCACCGCCTGGCGTGCAACGGCGAGCGCCTCATCGGGGCGTTCGGCACACTTGAGCACTTTTGCGCGTGCCGTCAGTGCGGCCGGATGCTGCGGGGCGAAGGTCGAGAGCGTATCCAGCACCCGCAGTGCAGCCTCATGGCGGTGGCGGCCAACTTCCGCCTCCGCCAGATTCAGATAGGCGTCCACCAAGCGCGGGCTGAGTTCGATGGCGTGCTGGGCAGCGGCGGCCGCTTCGTCGTGGCGGCCCTGGGCGGACAGCAGGAATGCCAGGTTGCTGTGGGCCTCGGCATAGGCCGGATCCAGTGTCAGCGCCTGCCGGTAGTGAGATTCCGCACGCTCCAGGCGTTCCAGGCGCCGCAACGTATTGGCGAGATTGTTGTGCGCCTGCGCCCCGTGGGGCTGGAGCACGATCACGCGCTCCAGGCAGTCGAGGCTTTCCGCAAACTTGCCCGCCTCTTGCAGCACGATGCCCAGATTGTTCCAGCCCGACACCAGCGCCGGGTCCATGGCCACCGCGCGGCGGGCAGTGTCTTCCGCTTCGGCGAGCAACCCCTTCTGGCGGTACATCTCGGCCAGATTGCTGGAATAGGCCGCCGGGGCGCGCCGTGCCAGGCAAGCCTGGCGCAGATGAGCGATGGCGAGATCGAGATGGCCGTAGGCATGCGCCATCAGGCCAAGCAGGTGCAGCGCATCGGCCTGACCGGGCCAGGCGGCCAGCACGCGCTGGCACAGCAGCTCCGCCTGCGCGGCCTGACCGGCGCTCCAGTGGGCGTGGGCGCGGTTGAGCGCTTCCGGGATGGTCAGGGTTTCCGGGCTACTGGGCGGGAGTGACATGGCGACGCGCTGGAACCAGCGGGGAAGACAAACAGTGGGGATGCTATACGTCCACGGTAGCGGTAGGGGCCATGCAAACCGCCGGATCGCCTACGCGCACTGTCGGGAGACAGACGCGTAGACGATCCGGCGGTCGTTCAACTGCAATCCTTCAGCGCCGATCGCCGATGTATCAGAACAGCTGCCGCAGGCGCACGCTCCCCGTCTGCGAGACAAAGCCCCGGCCTGCCTGCAGTTCGTAGCGCGCCGACAGGCTCAGGTTGTTCGCCCGCAGCAGCGTCGCGCCCAGCGAGATATCCGCGAGGTCCGACACCGGTGTCATGCCCGCCGTCGTGAACGCCGTCTGGCCCGTCGCGTCCGCCGCAAAGCTTGCGCTCGTCACCTGCCTGGCATGGTCGTACTCGTGGATCCACTGCGCCCGCGCCTCCAGCACGATCTGGCCGTAGCGGGTCGCGAAGCCTTTCTCCAGCTTGGCACCCAGGCCACTCTTGACCGAGCCGACATGCGTGGCGCCCACCGACAGGGCGGCCCCGTTGCCGCCGTTCTCCGTATAGCTGTCCTGGGTCAGGTAGCTGTACGTCAGGCTCGCCAGCGGCGTGAGCGTCACGCTACCCACCGACAGCGGATACCCGGCCTCGGTGCGCGCCACATACTGCTGGCCGCTGAAATGCCCGCTGGCCGTGCCCGAGAGGCCTTGCATGCTCACCAGGCGGCTCGTGTCGTATCGCTGCTGCACGGCCGCGCCCGAGAGGTTCACGTACCACGGCGTGCCGGTATAGCCTGCGTAGCCGATCAGCCCATAGCCATTGACGCGGGCGGCGTTGCCCGAGGTATCGCCGGTGTTGTCGATCGACGTGTTGCTGTAGCTGAACACGCCGCCGGCGCGCCAGCGGTCGTTGATCTCACGGTCCGCACCGATCAGCAAGCCGCCGTAGTTCGCGCTGTAGCCATCGATCTGGTCGCGTTCGTTCTGCTGGGCGTGGCCGCCGAACGCCTGGCCCCACACGCCCCACGGCGCCGGGCTGTCGCCGGTCGCCACCCCCGTTGCGCCCGCCGCCTGCGCCAGGCGCAGTGTGTTGACGTGCGCGCCCACCACGTTCAGCGCGTCGAATGTCGGCGCAGCGGGTGCCCACCC containing:
- a CDS encoding tetratricopeptide repeat-containing sulfotransferase family protein; protein product: MSLPPSSPETLTIPEALNRAHAHWSAGQAAQAELLCQRVLAAWPGQADALHLLGLMAHAYGHLDLAIAHLRQACLARRAPAAYSSNLAEMYRQKGLLAEAEDTARRAVAMDPALVSGWNNLGIVLQEAGKFAESLDCLERVIVLQPHGAQAHNNLANTLRRLERLERAESHYRQALTLDPAYAEAHSNLAFLLSAQGRHDEAAAAAQHAIELSPRLVDAYLNLAEAEVGRHRHEAALRVLDTLSTFAPQHPAALTARAKVLKCAERPDEALAVARQAVVLAPRSAEAHHALAMALQTLGQTDEALPHFEQAARLPGAVAEEALVGRAILLMEAGRRDAARAAFDQALVQFPGSVQALAGRADARTFTAGDPDIAALEACLADGEHRSLRDRISAHFALGKAYLDLQDPARAFHHLDAGNRQKRSTFTYDGAASSRWMERIAEAFPPELHDPLHATGEPSALPVFIVGMPRSGTTLIEQIVSSHPQVMGAGELSALRLVVEGSGLFPDGLQGLAGEARGALFRQLGQAYLSRVAPLAQGRARLVDKMPSNFLYAGLIPLILPGARIIHVRRDPVDTCLSCYTKLFAGEQQFAYDQAELGALCHGYARLMAHWRAVLPPDCFIEVDYEAVVDDLEGEARRLIDFLDLPWNPACLNFHDNRRVVRTASVNQVRQPIYTTSKGRWQAYADYLGPLLEALGVEAP
- a CDS encoding glycosyltransferase family 9 protein; this encodes MMSGALSAVQALEHQVRPLLAVGRFEEAEALLRPPLASGSGPLVLWKLLAAALRPQGRIAETRAIQEMLVAHAPGDFPTRFDLSETLLLLGEFERGWREYRYRYSLAHTAAIERKVQRPRWSGQPIPGQTLLIHDEQGFGDTFQFLRMVPWAKARSGARVILEVNAETLSLAQRGTGFDHIVARGSLPPAFDAHCELMSLPMAMGLKPSDLPGPVPYLSADPQRIAQWQQRLAGLPRPLVALVWAGRPTHFNDANRSLTLAQLAPLAHPGATFLSIQKGPAAAQSADPPPGMSLVPLSDDIRDFEDTAAILSLADLLISVDSAPAHLAGALGRPVWVMLPFVPDWRWLLERTDTPWYPGMRLFRQHARGNWDGVLSAMAGELARLAA